In Armatimonadota bacterium, a genomic segment contains:
- a CDS encoding alanine dehydrogenase, producing MDFGVPREVRPGEQRVGLTASGADALVRAGHRVLVERDAGAAAGFGDEEYAQAGATVVYSAEEVWRRAAVVVKVGRPTAEEHAFFAGQTLLAFLHLSVASPDLRNALAAGGVTAIAAEMIQAEDGTFPVLQPTSEVAGRLAPVIAGALLETRPAGMPRGEQAGRGILLGGIPGAPPANVVILGAGVVGTNAAQAFLGAGAQVTILDRDLSRLRHVEATCRGRIVTMLATPYNVAKAVAFADVLIGAVYVAGQRAPVLVTREMVRAMRPRAVIIDFSIDQGGCVETSRPTTHRDPVFVAEGVIHYCVPNVPARVARTASYAWTNAVLPYLQLMGELGVQEALRRSRELQAGVVVRP from the coding sequence ATGGATTTCGGGGTGCCGCGGGAGGTACGTCCGGGCGAGCAGCGCGTCGGGCTGACCGCTTCGGGAGCCGACGCCCTGGTGCGGGCCGGCCACCGCGTGCTGGTCGAGCGCGACGCGGGGGCGGCCGCCGGCTTCGGGGACGAGGAGTACGCCCAGGCCGGAGCGACGGTGGTCTACTCCGCGGAGGAGGTGTGGCGGCGGGCCGCGGTTGTGGTCAAAGTCGGCCGCCCCACCGCGGAGGAGCACGCCTTCTTCGCCGGTCAGACGCTCCTGGCGTTCCTGCACCTGAGCGTGGCCTCGCCGGATCTGCGCAACGCCCTGGCCGCGGGAGGCGTCACCGCCATCGCCGCGGAAATGATCCAGGCCGAGGACGGCACCTTCCCCGTGCTGCAGCCGACCAGCGAGGTGGCGGGACGGCTGGCGCCGGTCATCGCCGGCGCGCTGCTGGAGACGCGACCGGCCGGCATGCCTCGGGGCGAGCAGGCCGGGCGCGGCATCCTGCTGGGCGGGATTCCGGGGGCGCCGCCGGCCAACGTCGTCATCCTGGGGGCCGGGGTGGTCGGCACCAACGCCGCCCAGGCGTTCCTGGGAGCCGGCGCGCAGGTGACGATCCTGGATAGGGATCTCTCGCGCCTGCGGCACGTGGAAGCCACCTGTCGCGGGCGCATCGTCACGATGCTGGCCACGCCCTACAACGTGGCCAAGGCCGTGGCCTTCGCCGATGTGCTGATCGGCGCCGTCTACGTGGCCGGCCAGCGGGCGCCCGTGCTGGTGACCCGCGAGATGGTGCGGGCGATGCGGCCGCGGGCCGTGATCATCGACTTTTCCATCGACCAGGGCGGCTGCGTGGAGACCAGCCGCCCCACCACCCACCGGGACCCCGTGTTCGTGGCCGAAGGGGTGATCCACTACTGCGTGCCCAACGTCCCGGCCCGGGTCGCCCGCACGGCCAGTTACGCCTGGACCAATGCCGTGCTGCCGTACCTGCAGCTGATGGGGGAGCTGGGCGTGCAGGAGGCGCTGCGCCGGTCAAGGGAGCTGCAGGCCGGCGTGGTGGTGCGGCCGTGA
- a CDS encoding 4Fe-4S binding protein — MPKVVIDVERCKGCELCVHFCPPKVLAVSATLNTRGFYPATLVDEERCTSCAACAIVCPDVAITVYRVERAPRVAVG, encoded by the coding sequence GTGCCCAAGGTCGTCATCGACGTGGAACGGTGCAAAGGCTGCGAGCTCTGCGTGCACTTTTGCCCGCCGAAGGTGCTGGCCGTGAGCGCGACGTTGAACACCCGCGGATTCTATCCGGCGACGCTCGTGGACGAGGAGCGCTGCACCTCCTGCGCCGCCTGCGCCATCGTCTGTCCCGACGTCGCCATCACAGTGTACCGGGTCGAGCGGGCGCCGCGCGTGGCGGTGGGGTGA
- a CDS encoding acetyl-CoA hydrolase/transferase C-terminal domain-containing protein: protein MVATGYAAKIVSADEAVRLIRPGMRVYLTGNCSVPQTLLRALVARAPELHDVEIVQVLTIGPAEYVAPGMEAHLRVNTLFISDNVRQAVNEGRADFTPCFLGEVPRLFKGGSLPLDVALVHVSPPDEHGFCSFGIEVGLTKPAAQAAKVIIAEMNPRMPRTLGDSFIHISKLHYIVPVDYPLPEIRMGGADEEVARIADHVAGLIPDGATLQTGIGAIPDAVLARLTNHKDLGIHTELFSDGIIDLILRGVITGERKTLHPGKVIAGFVLGTQRLYDFIHDNPVIEFHPTDYVNDPFVIAQNARMVAINSAIEVDLTGQVCADSIGTRLYSGVGGQVDFIYGASRSAGGIPIIALPSTALGGRASRIVATLKPGAGVTTSRNHVHYVVTEHGVAALYGKTIRQRARALIAIAAPAFREQLEREARALRYL, encoded by the coding sequence ATGGTGGCGACGGGTTATGCGGCGAAGATCGTCAGCGCCGACGAGGCGGTCCGCCTCATCCGGCCCGGGATGCGCGTCTACCTGACGGGGAACTGCTCGGTGCCCCAGACGCTGCTCCGGGCCCTGGTGGCCCGCGCGCCCGAGCTGCACGACGTGGAGATCGTCCAGGTGCTCACCATCGGCCCGGCGGAGTACGTCGCGCCGGGGATGGAGGCGCACCTGCGGGTGAACACCCTGTTCATCAGCGACAATGTGCGGCAGGCGGTGAATGAGGGCCGGGCCGACTTCACCCCGTGCTTCCTGGGGGAGGTGCCCCGGCTGTTCAAGGGCGGCTCCCTGCCGCTGGACGTCGCCCTGGTCCACGTCTCCCCGCCGGACGAGCACGGCTTCTGTTCTTTCGGCATCGAGGTGGGCCTGACCAAGCCGGCCGCGCAGGCGGCCAAAGTCATCATCGCCGAGATGAATCCCCGGATGCCGCGCACCCTGGGTGACAGCTTCATCCACATCAGCAAACTCCACTACATCGTGCCCGTGGACTACCCGCTGCCCGAGATCCGGATGGGCGGGGCGGACGAGGAGGTGGCCCGGATCGCCGACCACGTCGCCGGGCTGATCCCCGACGGAGCCACGCTGCAGACCGGGATCGGCGCCATCCCCGACGCGGTGCTGGCCCGGCTCACCAACCACAAGGACCTGGGCATCCACACCGAGCTCTTCAGCGACGGCATCATCGACCTGATCCTCCGGGGCGTCATCACCGGCGAGCGCAAGACCCTGCATCCCGGGAAGGTGATCGCCGGCTTCGTGCTGGGCACGCAGCGGTTGTACGACTTCATCCACGACAACCCCGTCATCGAGTTCCATCCCACCGACTATGTGAACGACCCCTTCGTCATCGCCCAGAACGCGCGGATGGTGGCGATCAACTCCGCGATCGAGGTGGACCTCACCGGCCAGGTGTGCGCCGACAGCATCGGGACGCGCCTGTACAGCGGGGTGGGCGGTCAGGTGGACTTCATCTACGGCGCCTCCCGGTCGGCGGGGGGCATTCCGATCATCGCCCTGCCCAGCACGGCCCTGGGCGGGCGGGCCTCGCGCATCGTGGCCACGCTGAAGCCGGGCGCGGGGGTGACCACCTCCCGGAACCACGTCCACTACGTGGTCACCGAGCACGGGGTGGCCGCCCTGTACGGGAAGACGATCCGCCAGCGCGCCCGGGCGCTCATCGCCATCGCCGCCCCGGCGTTTCGCGAGCAGCTGGAGCGGGAGGCGCGGGCCCTCCGGTACCTGTAG